A window from Primulina huaijiensis isolate GDHJ02 unplaced genomic scaffold, ASM1229523v2 scaffold32329, whole genome shotgun sequence encodes these proteins:
- the LOC140968053 gene encoding uncharacterized protein — MNQGVQKNTLYVGGLAEEVNESILHAAFIPFGDIKDVKTPLDLATQKHRSFGFVTFLEREDAAAAMDNMDGSELYGRVLTVNYALPEKIKGGEQGWAAQPIWADADTWFERQQQEQEMLRLQEEQRAAMKEAEELHRKKMAEQREGEKEEADPMAKAEAEVLKQNAAA, encoded by the exons ATGAATCAGGGGGTGCAGAAGAACACCCTCTACGTGGGTGGTTTAGCGGAGGAAGTGAACGAGAGCATACTCCACGCGGCGTTCATACCATTCGGTGACATTAAGGATGTGAAGACCCCACTGGACCTGGCCACACAGAAGCACCGGTCCTTCGGATTTGTTACCTTTCTGGAGAGAGAAGACGCCGCCGCAGCCATGGACAACATGGACGGCTCCGAGCTGTACGGTCGCGTGTTAACTGTTAATTACGCACTTCCGGAGAAAATCAAGGGTGGCGAACAAGGATGGGCAGCTCAACCCA TTTGGGCGGATGCTGACACATGGTTCGAGAGACAGCAGCAAGAACAGGAAATGTTGCGCCTTCAAGAGGAGCAGCGGGCTGCAATGAAGGAAGCAGAAGAGTTGCACAGGAAGAAAATGGCCGAGCAACGAGAAGGCGAGAAAGAAGAAGCTGATCCAATGGCAAAAGCTGAAGCAGAGGTTTTGAAACAGAACGCTGCTGCGTAg
- the LOC140968054 gene encoding probable 6-phosphogluconolactonase 1 — protein sequence MAVYVAKKDGIELRVQENLDVLSSYLAEYISELSEASIKERGVFTLALSVASTVTLMGYVNALFDFQLCGNFDIQYPGAGLPGDCMMHPSFLLVAQNLSVDELLALSRKLCESPYKRTVDRAKWYVVFAADRICKQVRDNLLGKVSYNFYALRMLHSFVFQHLFVFQYVDRVKHRLCSVHSRNTSSTVVYAIDDSVSVEHAAKDYEFVIRRLVKTRIISDCEIHDCPKFDLVLLKMGPNGQVASLFPNHSALNLEEEWVTYITDSPEPPPERITFTLPVINSASNVAVVVTAVNKAEAARMAVEDTDHESADVPVRIVCPVNGKLVWFLETAAASKLQSVEFSE from the exons ATGGCTGTTTATGTGGCGAAAAAGGATGGAATAGAGTTAAGAGTTCAAGAAAACTTGGATGTATTAAGCAGCTATTTGGCGGAGTACATTTCAGAATTATCGGAGGCTTCTATAAAAGAGAGGGGAGTATTCACCCTCGCTTTATCCGTTGCTTCTACTGTTACTTTGATGGGGTATGTAAACGCACTCTTCGATT TTCAATTATGTGGCAACTTTGATATCCAATATCCTGGAGCTGGGCTTCCGGGTGACTGCATGATGCACCCAAGCTTCCTACTTGTAGCACAGAATTTGAGTGTCGATGAACTTcttgcattgagcagaaaactCTGTGAAAGCCCATACAAGAGGACAGTTGATAGGGCCAAATGGTATGTAGTTTTCGCTGCTGATAGGATTTGTAAGCAAGTTAGGGATAATCTTCTCGGCAAGGTAAGTTATAACTTTTACGCGTTACGAATGTTGCATTCATTCGTTTTTCAGCATTTATTCGTTTTTCAGTATGTCGATCGAGTGAAACATCGACTTTGTTCGGTTCATTCCAGGAACACATCGTCCACTGTCGTGTATGCCATCGATGACTCGGTATCAGTAGAACATGCAGCCAAGGACTATGAGTTTGTGATCAGACGGCTTGTCAAGACTCGCATTATTAGCGATTGTGAAATCCATGACTGTCCCAAGTTCGACCTGGTCCTCCTCAAAATGGGACCCAATGGGCAGGTTGCATCTCTATTCCCGAATCACTCTGCGCtgaatttggaagaagaatggGTGACTTATATCACAGATTCACCTGAGCCTCCACCTGAGAGAATTACTTTCACCTTACCTGTTATAAACTCTGCCTCCAATGTCGCTGTAGTTGTCACGGCTGTGAATAAAGCCGAAGCTGCACGAATGGCAGTTGAAGATACAGATCACGAATCTGCTGATGTGCCCGTGAGGATCGTTTGTCCAGTAAACGGGAAATTGGTGTGGTTTCTTGAAACAGCAGCTGCCTCAAAACTCCAAAGTGTAGAATTTTCCGAGTAG